Proteins from a genomic interval of Yarrowia lipolytica chromosome 1E, complete sequence:
- a CDS encoding uncharacterized protein (Compare to YALI0E29909g, similar to Saccharomyces cerevisiae KAP122 (YGL016W); ancestral locus Anc_4.105, weakly similar to uniprot|P32767 Saccharomyces cerevisiae YGL016W PDR6 Pleiotropic drug resistance regulatory protein 6): MTEIEELVESLYVPRNADEIKETQRQLQAQQRGPHGWEMARQLLRSNSSNCQFFGALTYAVQINARADSGKNGTEDDQRQVISELLSWLVGIRIRAEGKAFVVQKLLSVISLAFQRYPYAWRAPVNSVIATITTGEVVLDVSRENTPQINNAADLQLILLFARTLAEDLSRPSGFVVQEMKMVLRGIIEDDNMDAIMALLTSALQQGLGLDCFNSWVVYGCGADAKRILERLSELNNVLLPFIQTEQLFEESAKLVYDVLESWPTYFSRVWKTQLIDLFMGEWGQNTWQSFANDMDVSLDSAEWYVKLLTSVCDAYPDHVLSLMTTQKLAPGGLMALLLKLSEGVPGLTPLEDENMSSELLEYWMGLLDTLYDNQGKIDSELVDSLLLQVASIFWSKTKLPDLTESTEMKEFRRDVGDLLESVCSIVPTKLLQNLAGIVTRNIAEAEPDWPSVEAALFGLIAVADSDDDSVSVVCNDPSLLQKISQHPSVRLRKSTITFVGVFDSMYVHGPCLGSALDFLFASLEEPTLSLFASRSISKLCSDGRKSLGPMLASFFQVYEQMVSGKMTMSSYCHENTVEGIAAIIESEPSIAKQSEYLSRLIDILVDRSHKEMARADLPDDPIVSLFKCLICIGKKLQSVEEVDLDDTNTSAVAAFWQSDPNHVQQKLLHIITTFAIQQAPYNTSVEICDLACLVFRKGFSEEAGPFVFSTQVIFEFISTKFNQSPGFAPKVVKLASCYLTSTTASASSRDEFTKEIITLFFAGPNPIINGDDDMAHDVLGLVEKIASTTPELFFVHTPESLLHAILSYSVSALASTQILVISTSTSLWTNFCLLKLQGEAKERHLMIMKALGPSLINTIMMKICGDATRSSLSYYSSVLRKYIYKFPMDAKHNLEHFVNNPDTKPVKASDQDVKTFVAKLVNLRGQKLTDTVVKEFWVTCSGSGLDYIV; encoded by the coding sequence ATGACCGAAATTGAAGAATTGGTGGAGTCACTCTACGTTCCGCGGAACGCAGACGAAATCAAGGAGACGCAGCGACAACTCCAGGCCCAACAGCGAGGCCCTCATGGCTGGGAAATGGCCAGACAGCTTCTACGATCCAACAGCTCTAACTGCCAGTTCTTTGGAGCCCTCACATACGCAGTTCAGATCAATGCAAGGGCAGACTCAGGCAAGAACGGGACGGAGGATGACCAGCGACAGGTGATTTCTGAGCTCCTGTCGTGGCTTGTGGGTATCAGAATCAGAGCAGAAGGTAAGGCGTTTGTGGTCCAGAAGCTTCTATCAGTTATCAGTCTGGCTTTCCAAAGATACCCCTACGCCTGGAGAGCCCCCGTCAACAGTGTAATTGCCACAATTACTACAGGGGAGGTGGTTCTGGACGTCTCGAGAGAAAACACTCCCCAAATCAATAATGCAGCCGACCTGCAACTAATCCTTCTATTTGCAAGGACTCTAGCTGAAGACCTGTCTCGGCCAAGTGGGTTTGTGGTCCAGGAAATGAAGATGGTACTCAGGGGTATCATTGAAGACGACAACATGGACGCAATTATGGCTCTTTTGACGTCGGCACTCCAACAGGGCCTTGGGTTGGACTGTTTCAATTCTTGGGTAGTCTACGGATGTGGCGCTGACGCCAAAAGAATTCTGGAGCGGCTGTCAGAACTCAATAATGTGTTGCTTCCATTCATTCAGACTGAGCAGCTGTTCGAGGAATCTGCGAAGCTGGTGTATGATGTGCTGGAATCATGGCCCACTTACTTCTCACGCGTATGGAAGACACAACTTATTGACTTATTCATGGGTGAGTGGGGTCAAAACACGTGGCAGAGCTTTGCTAATGATATGGACGTGTCTCTGGATTCTGCTGAGTGGTATGTCAAGCTCCTGACAAGTGTTTGTGATGCCTACCCCGACCACGTGCTCTCCTTAATGACTACCCAAAAGCTTGCTCCTGGAGGTCTCatggctcttcttctgaaaCTGTCAGAGGGTGTTCCAGGGCTGACCCCTCTCGAGGATGAGAATATGTCGTCCGAGCTGTTGGAATATTGGATGGGTTTGCTCGACACCTTATACGATAACCAGGGGAAGATCGACTCCGAGCTGGTTGACAGTCTACTTCTTCAGGTCGCCTCGATCTTCTGGTCCAAGACGAAACTACCTGACCTGACAGAATCTACCGAAATGAAGGAGTTCCGACGAGACGTAGGTGATCTACTCGAGTCTGTCTGCAGCATCGTTCCCACAAAGCTCCTGCAGAATCTTGCTGGTATCGTGACCAGAAACATCGCTGAAGCAGAGCCTGACTGGCCTTCTGTCGAAGCAGCACTTTTTGGTCTCATCGCAGTGGCAGATAGTGACGACGACTCGGTGTCTGTGGTCTGCAACGACCCTTCGCTCCTCCAAAAGATTTCCCAGCATCCCTCTGTCCGACTGCGAAAGAGTACCATTACCTTTGTCGGCGTCTTTGACTCGATGTATGTTCATGGCCCTTGTCTCGGATCAGCTCTAGATTTCCTCTTTGCCTCTTTGGAAGAGCCTACGCTCTCTTTGTTCGCCTCTCGTTCAATCTCCAAGCTGTGTTCTGATGGTCGAAAGTCCCTTGGACCGATGCTGGCCTCATTTTTCCAGGTGTATGAACAGATGGTGTCAGGCAAGATGACCATGTCATCTTACTGTCACGAGAACACGGTAGAAGGTATCGCAGCCATCATTGAGAGCGAACCGTCCATTGCAAAGCAGTCGGAGTATCTTTCCCGCCTGATTGACATTCTTGTTGATCGATCACACAAGGAGATGGCAAGGGCAGACCTTCCAGACGACCCCATTGTGTCCCTCTTCAAGTGTCTTATTTGCATTGGTAAGAAGCTTCAATCAGTTGAAGAGGTGGATCTGGATGACACCAATACCTCGGCTGTTGCTGCTTTCTGGCAGTCGGATCCCAACCATGTGCAGCAAAAGCTATTGCATATCATTACCACTTTTGCTATCCAACAGGCTCCATATAATACTTCTGTCGAGATTTGTGATCTCGCATGTCTGGTATTCAGAAAGGGCTTCTCCGAAGAAGCTGGTCCtttcgtcttctccactcAGGTTATCTTCGAGTTTATCAGCACCAAGTTCAACCAATCTCCTGGATTCGCCCCCAAGGTAGTTAAGCTGGCTTCATGCTATCTCACTAGTACCACTGcatctgcttcttctcgtgATGAGttcaccaaggagatcatTACCCTCTTTTTCGCAGGTCCCAACCCCATTATTAACGGAGATGACGACATGGCCCACGACGTGCTGGGtttggtggagaagattgctTCGACGACTCCGGAACTCTTCTTTGTACATACGCCGGAGTCATTGTTGCATGCCATTCTTTCTTATTCTGTTTCGGCCCTTGCATCCACTCAGATCCTCGTcatttccacctccaccagtCTATGGACAAACTTTTGCCTTCTCAAGCTACAGGGAGAGGCTAAAGAGCGCCACTTGATGATCATGAAGGCTCTGGGACCCTCTCTCATTAACACTATCATGATGAAGATTTGTGGGGATGCTACTCGATCGTCGCTGTCATATTACTCGTCAGTGCTACGGAAGTACATCTACAAGTTTCCCATGGATGCAAAACACAACCTTGAGCACTTCGTCAACAACCCTGATACCAAGCCTGTCAAGGCCAGTGACCAGGACGTGAAGACTTTTGTCGCTAAGCTTGTTAATCTGCGGGGACAGAAGCTGACTGATACCGTAGTTAAGGAGTTCTGGGTTACCTGCTCTGGTTCCGGTCTGGACTACATTGTGTAA
- a CDS encoding uncharacterized protein (Compare to YALI0E29777g, weakly similar to CA1588|CaSPT8 Candida albicans CaSPT8 transcriptional adaptor or co-activator (by homology)) produces MKRHIAINGDSDLDADDEKEADPLDISDFLDPSDLEPEPIPMDLSEAIHHEDLQRFQDWEEQVDEEEYDDTYNEIIIEDGCVIWKVWKEDAGAEDEPLTSATFRANEKASEYEKQQHERTEKFENLCH; encoded by the coding sequence ATGAAACGTCATATCGCCATCAATGGAGACTCAGATCTTGATGcagacgacgagaaggaggctgatCCGCTAGACATCTCTGACTTCTTGGACCCCTCGGATTTGGAGCCGGAACCCATTCCCATGGATTTATCCGAAGCAATTCACCACGAAGACTTGCAGCGCTTCCAAGACTGGGAAGAGCAGgttgatgaggaggagtacgacGACACCTACAACGAGATCATAATTGAAGACGGGTGTGTGATATGGAAGGTATGGAAGGAGGATGCTGGAGCTGAAGATGAACCCCTTACTTCGGCCACGTTCAGAGCAAACGAAAAGGCATCCGAATACGaaaagcagcagcatgaACGGACGGAGAAGTTTGAGAATTTGTGCCATTGA
- a CDS encoding uncharacterized protein (Compare to YALI0E29843g, similar to Saccharomyces cerevisiae YGL079W; ancestral locus Anc_6.202, similar to uniprot|P53158 Saccharomyces cerevisiae YGL079w hypothetical protein singleton): protein MHTRMPSVNSQTFAVPEGSESEDHSESGSSYAGSSLNETALDVVVEQFTAQFNPARLDRSMAQQSQLSGQMNAKQREVDEAITKVTQRLEEMKRVVADGQKNVKQVNALLEKCAKKTDKLQAETKSQFPIEYAQAGEKYSDH, encoded by the coding sequence ATGCACACCCGAATGCCGTCTGTCAACTCTCAGACCTTTGCGGTTCCTGAGGGCTCTGAATCGGAAGACCACTCCGAGTCGGGGTCTTCTTACGCCGGATCGTCGCTCAACGAAACGGCTCTTGATGTGGTGGTTGAACAATTCACAGCTCAGTTCAATCCTGCCAGATTGGACAGAAGTATGGCTCAGCAGAGTCAACTGAGTGGACAGATGAATGCGAAACAGCGAGAAGTCGACGAAGCCATCACCAAAGTGACTCAGcggctggaggagatgaaaaGAGTGGTTGCAGATGGACAGAAGAATGTCAAGCAGGTGAATGCGCTTTTGGAGAAGTGCGCCAAAAAGACTGACAAGCTACAGGCAGAGACCAAGTCGCAGTTCCCGATTGAATACGCCCAAGCAGGGGAGAAGTACTCTGATCACTGA
- a CDS encoding uncharacterized protein (Compare to YALI0E29755g, weakly similar to uniprot|P08640 Saccharomyces cerevisiae YIR019c STA1 extracellular alpha-1 4-glucan glucosidase P2.341.f2.1, similar to Saccharomyces cerevisiae FUS1 (YCL027W); ancestral locus Anc_1.48) → MNLFSCFQNRKTQTGSTTPTATAARNTPKENTSSAGSDEKHTLETIAEGPETTSPYKASASRGDQVPGTPKSELGGYSFTPPALKVPPPVAGHKHISSPNETGSPYLPTSPSFKTSPRIDVDLESRMSTFNPYSLSPPSSADNNLKTAPSLDNQSLASGLGLGIPNLNPSPPVTPVKAHPLSNEVKMDMDNGSSPPVPEKDHPRTLRPKSLHGSQSASNNTRQASPPKMEPIPRPRQIVDSPSFTSSYSPTMAPRISMSFARQSRLIPLDVLKNFSSDDFLGDFLKDTSFRESMDASMLSSGVPGITDRATNRQTFASSHYSEYYEDNPDLQLELSRMRSMSRQASLHHKDSRSNRTSQYTTYNPNNEYEAYDHDKLARELAREIEGASRESCDPGKPNVNRLSTVAASENSGGVSVPPSDFGSPRSEIHRERTNNNNNNNNNNNNITQNNHLTTSHSNNGADGSNFTHDSISTSNSMNTMSNMTSTTANTTINSIGETRDSKSDVKTVPGIPPHAKTSASATTTAPTMPPSPPVSMRESIKDLPNYTVTHSYRPILEDEIEVRRGDTVKICQEFDDGWCLVTIVKMRSDDPENRRSIGSTMGYKEGVCPRACLALEV, encoded by the coding sequence ATGAACCTCTTTTCGTGTTTTCAGAATAGAAAAACGCAAACGGGGTCCACAACCCCGACCgcgacagcagcaagaaACACACCGAAGGAAAACACCTCGTCGGCAGGCTCAGATGAGAAACACACACTCGAAACCATTGCAGAGGGTCCGGAAACAACTTCTCCTTACAAGGCTAGCGCCAGCCGGGGCGACCAGGTGCCAGGAACTCCAAAAAGTGAACTAGGAGGCTACTCCTTCACTCCCCCAGCGCTCAAGGTACCCCCACCAGTGGCTGGACACAAGCATATCTCGTCTCCGAACGAAACAGGCTCTCCATACCTGCCGACTTCTCCATCCTTTAAGACTTCGCCTAGAATCGACGTGGATCTGGAAAGCCGAATGTCCACCTTCAACCCTTACTCCTTGTCACCCCCCTCATCAGCTGACAATAACCTCAAGACCGCCCCTTCTTTGGATAACCAGAGCCTCGCCTCTGGTCTTGGGCTGGGCATCCCCAATCTAAACCCTTCTCCCCCTGTTACCCCCGTCAAAGCTCACCCTCTGAGTAACGAGGTGAAGATGGACATGGATAACGGATCTTCGCCTCCCGTACCTGAGAAGGACCACCCCCGCACTCTGCGACCGAAGTCACTCCATGGAAGCCAGTCCGCCAGTAACAACACTCGACAAGCATCTCCTCCCAAAATGGAGCCCATTCCCCGACCCCGACAGATCGTGGACTCGCCGTCGTTCACGTCGTCATACTCGCCCACAATGGCCCCCCGAATCTCTATGAGCTTTGCTCGACAGTCGCGTCTAATTCCTCTGGACGTGCTCAAAAACTTCTCGTCCGACGACTTCTTGGGCGATTTCCTCAAGGACACTTCGTTCCGAGAGTCCATGGACGCGTCCATGCTGTCCTCTGGAGTGCCTGGCATCACTGACAGAGCCACCAACAGACAGACCTTTGCATCCTCCCACTACTCGGAATACTATGAGGACAACCCCGACCTGCAGTTGGAGCTGTCTCGAATGAGATCCATGTCTCGACAGGCctctctccaccacaaGGACAGCCGGTCAAACCGAACGTCGCAATACACCACatacaaccccaacaatgAGTACGAAGCTTATGACCACGACAAACTAGCCCGTGAACTCGCTAGAGAGATTGAGGGCGCCAGCCGGGAGTCTTGTGATCCCGGAAAGCCCAACGTCAACAGACTGTCCACTGTCGCTGCTTCTGAAAACTCTGGGGGAGTTTCTGTGCCTCCATCTGATTTTGGTTCTCCACGAAGCGAGATTCACCGAGAGCGAActaacaacaacaacaacaacaacaacaacaacaacaacatcaccCAAAACAACCACCTCACGACCAGCCATAGCAACAACGGTGCTGATGGCTCTAACTTTACCCACGACTCCATCTCGACATCCAACTCCATGAACACCATGTCCAACATGACCAGTACCACGGCTAACACGACAATCAATAGCATTGGTGAGACTCGAGATTCCAAGAGTGACGTGAAGACAGTCCCCGGCATCCCTCCCCACGCCAAGACTTCGGCATCTGCAACTACCACAGCCCCTACCatgcctccttctcccccCGTGTCAATGCGGGAGTCCATCAAGGACCTCCCCAATTACACCGTCACCCACTCCTACCGACCAATTCtcgaggacgagattgaggtTCGACGAGGTGACACTGTCAAAATCTGCCAGGAGTTTGATGATGGCTGGTGTCTGGTAACCATTGTAAAGATGCGATCTGACGACCCCGAAAACCGACGATCTATCGGATCCACCATGGGATACAAGGAAGGTGTTTGCCCTCGAGCATGTCTTGCGCTTGAGGTGTAG
- a CDS encoding uncharacterized protein (Compare to YALI0E29733g, similar to uniprot|P47064 Saccharomyces cerevisiae YJL024c APS3 AP-3 complex subunit sigma3 subunit 22 KD P3. 84.f3.1, similar to Saccharomyces cerevisiae APS3 (YJL024C); ancestral locus Anc_5.187) — MIHSVLIFNNSGLPRLTKFYAPVDLATQQTLLKQVHSLLVARKPDACLFLTPPPLLQGQEDVDTIRVIYKHYATLYFVFVVDEQESELGILDLIQVMVECLDRCFENVCELDLVFGWQTLETVLGEIIQGGMVVETSVTKIVAAVDEANRGNGSAEMKEGGASGGFANALSGATNAISQMAKEGRWSYR; from the coding sequence ATGATCCACTCGGTACTGATCTTCAACAATTCGGGCTTGCCACGATTGACTAAATTCTACGCTCCCGTGGACCTGGCAACACAACAAACGCTTCTCAAGCAGGTGCATTCTCTGCTGGTGGCAAGAAAACCAGACGCATGTCTGTTCCTcacccctcctcctcttctccaggGCCAGGAGGATGTTGACACCATCCGTGTCATATACAAGCACTACGCCACGTTATactttgtgtttgtagTCGACGAGCAGGAATCCGAACTCGGCATCTTGGATCTGATCCAGGTCATGGTGGAGTGCCTGGACCGGTGCTTCGAGAACGTCTGTGAGCTGGATCTGGTATTCGGGTGGCAAACACTTGAAACCGTGCTGGGAGAAATCATTCAGGGAGGCATGGTCGTGGAGACTTCAGTGACCAAGATCGTCGCTGCTGTCGACGAGGCTAACAGAGGTAACGGTAGTGCGGAAATGAAGGAGGGAGGTGCGAGCGGAGGATTCGCCAACGCTCTCAGTGGAGCCACAAACGCCATCAGTCAAatggccaaggagggaCGATGGTCCTACCGATAA
- a CDS encoding uncharacterized protein (Compare to YALI0E29711g, weakly similar to uniprot|P32901 Saccharomyces cerevisiae YKR093w PTR2 peptide transporter), whose amino-acid sequence MTYDDKDDNFKATMYPSQGEYLSEVEQVEYNPQVEYDSHIDYSLDPTPEFPENGTLKDALKDTLATTTSVNDESVREGSVDPNNEKDGIDYEYEEIYMEHEHYSHTWANYTDEWNPNGLRKVEDGDIALRRVSGPVPKITYVLALVEFAERGSYYGLTNVISNFVQFPLPKGGNGWGATPKDSQLTAGALNQGLQVATAITLVLNFLSYLTPLLGAYLADARYGRYPTIWAGTIVCGIGHVIIVIAGVPGVIEAQKASLGLFIAGLIIFAFGTGLFKPNLLPLVMEQYREDDDWVKTLPSGEQVVINKETTLQRMTLVYYWAVNVGGFLGLGTAYAEKRIGYWLAFLVPTILYFFLPALLYIIRNMVYKVPSSKNSIIAGFCGVIYQYIFRKKSTYPPKFVHDVWSTLKATMFFLFYPVYFINDNGIGALSNSQGASMITNGVPNDLINNFNPLTIIVFVPIINYGLYPLLRKMRINFRASFRIFLGFMLAAFSPMIGAILQWQIYETSPCGYYATNCEEGVAPITIWWQVFPYFCTALSEIFAVTTSYELAYHLAPYKLRSIVLALLLFMSALSTAIQTGITPALKDPYLIWPFVGICCAGVVFAIAFIIIYWKLGKGLSTKL is encoded by the coding sequence ATGACCtacgacgacaaggacgacaacTTCAAAGCTACCATGTACCCTTCACAGGGGGAGTACCTTTCTGAGGTTGAGCAAGTTGAGTACAATCCTCAGGTTGAGTACGACTCCCATATTGACTACAGTCTGGACCCCACTCCGGAGTTTCCCGAAAATGGgactctcaaggacgctctcaaggacacACTAGCTACGACCACCTCTGTCAATGACGAGTCAGTCCGAGAGGGAAGCGTTGACCCCAATAATGAGAAGGATGGAATCGACTACGAGTATGAGGAGATCTATATGGAGCACGAGCATTACTCTCACACTTGGGCCAACTACACCGACGAGTGGAATCCTAATGGGTTGAGAAAGGTTGAGGATGGAGATATCGCACTCCGAAGAGTCTCTGGACCAGTTCCAAAGATTACCTACGTTTTGGCACTTGTGGAGTTTGCCGAACGAGGCTCTTACTACGGTCTTACAAacgtcatctccaactttgTTCAGTTTCCTCTTCCAAAGGGGGGCAATGGCTGGGGAGCTACCCCGAAGGACTCTCAGCTTACAGCTGGAGCTCTCAACCAGGGTCTTCAAGTAGCCACGGCTATTACTCTTGTTCTCAATTTCCTTTCCTACCTGACACCTCTTCTTGGTGCTTATCTTGCGGATGCCAGATACGGACGATACCCCACTATTTGGGCAGGAACTATTGTTTGTGGAATTGGACACGTTATTATCGTTATTGCTGGTGTTCCTGGAGTGATTGAAGCCCAAAAGGCTTCTCTGGGTCTATTCATTGCGGGTCTGATTATCTTCGCGTTTGGAACCGGTCTGTTCAAGCCCAACTTGCTTCCGTTAGTGATGGAACAGTATCGAGAAGACGATGATTGGGTCAAGACACTTCCATCTGGGGAACAAGTGGTGATAAACAAGGAGACCACTCTGCAGAGAATGACCCTGGTTTACTACTGGGCTGTCAATGTCGGTGGTTTCCTCGGTCTGGGCACTGCTTATGCTGAGAAACGAATTGGTTACTGGCTCGCCTTTCTCGTACCTACTATCCTCTACTTCTTCCTACCTGCTCTTCTCTACATCATCCGAAACATGGTGTACAAGGTCCCGTCCTCTAAAAACTCCATCATTGCTGGCTTCTGTGGTGTCATTTACCAGTACATTTTCCGCAAGAAGTCCACCTATCCTCCCAAGTTTGTGCACGATGTCTGGTCCACTCTTAAAGCCACTATGTTCTTTCTCTTCTACCCCGTCTACTTTATTAACGACAACGGTATTGGTGCCCTTTCGAACTCCCAGGGTGCTTCCATGATCACCAACGGAGTGCCCAATGATCTCATTAACAACTTCAACCCGTTAACTatcattgtgtttgtgcctATCATCAACTATGGATTGTATCCGCTGCTTCGAAAGATGAGAATCAACTTCAGAGCTTCCTTCCGTATCTTCCTGGGATTCATGCTCGCGGCTTTTTCTCCAATGATTGGAGCTATCCTGCAGTGGCAGATATACGAGACATCTCCTTGTGGATACTACGCGACCAATTGCGAGGAAGGTGTAGCCCCAATTACAATCTGGTGGCAGGTGTTCCCCTACTTCTGTACAGCACTGTCTGAAATTTTTGCAGTAACTACTTCTTATGAGCTGGCCTACCATCTGGCTCCCTACAAGTTGAGATCCATCGTCCttgctctgctgctgttcatgTCTGCACTCAGTACAGCAATCCAGACAGGTATCACACCTGCTCTTAAGGATCCATACCTCATCTGGCCATTTGTGGGTATCTGTTGTGCCGGTGTTGTTTTTGCAATTGCtttcatcatcatctacTGGAAACTCGGAAAGGGATTGTCCACCAAGCTATAG
- a CDS encoding uncharacterized protein (Compare to YALI0E29865g, similar to Saccharomyces cerevisiae OXR1 (YPL196W); ancestral locus Anc_6.203, similar to uniprot|Q08952 Saccharomyces cerevisiae YPL196W OXR1 Chromosome XVI) produces MDSSDRPSLRQRLSNWGRTDTKPAATDLTAPPNDPSENMELPPLPPVELLGYSHSTRTKIMTTELADEIRNLVPERIKLYRSWQLQYSLEQHGTSLTTLYHRNIPPHGDTARNGFVLAVKNSRGQVFGAYTDQHYHVGGKKFYGNGDCFLWKVKNADSFQAFPYTGENNFVVYCNPHFLSLGGGDGKYGLWLDDALKTGVTYPCATFGNEPLGDEKFDVVAVEVWRVGE; encoded by the coding sequence ATGGACTCTTCAGACAGACCGTCGCTTCGCCAAAGACTAAGCAATTGGGGCCGAACCGACACGAAACCGGCCGCTACCGACTTAACCGCACCCCCTAACGACCCTAGCGAAAACATGGAActgcctcctcttcctcctgtGGAGCTCCTGGGCTACTCCCACTCCACCCGTACCAAGATCATGACCACCGAGCTTGCTGACGAAATTCGAAACCTGGTTCCCGAACGAATCAAACTGTACCGATCGTGGCAGCTGCAGTACTCTCTGGAGCAGCATGGTACTTCTCTGACTACTCTATACCACCGAAACATCCCTCCTCATGGAGACACTGCTCGAAATGGCTTCGTTCTGGCCGTCAAGAACTCCAGAGGTCAGGTGTTTGGTGCATACACGGACCAGCATTACCATGTTGGTGGCAAAAAGTTCTACGGTAACGGTGACTGCTTCCTTTGGAAGGTAAAGAATGCAGACTCGTTCCAGGCTTTCCCCTATACTGGTGAGAACAACTTTGTGGTCTACTGCAACCCTCACTTCTTGTCTttgggtggaggagatggcaAGTACGGCCTGTGGCTGGATGACGCCCTCAAGACAGGTGTCACCTACCCTTGTGCCACCTTTGGAAACGAGCCTCTGGGAGACGAGAAGTTCGATGTGGTGGCAGTGGAGGTCTGGAGAGTCGGAGAGTAG
- a CDS encoding uncharacterized protein (Compare to YALI0E29887g, uniprot|Q96X28 Yarrowia lipolytica RAS2 GTPase) yields the protein MSEQPQQKVSIVILGEGGTGKSCITMRLVRSKWVDEYDPTIEDSYSTTRVVDGVSYRIDIIDTAGQEEYRDMLGNLFQVDSNIDAYLLVYDITAPQSLEALDYFNDMIDKNVEAAGELTDRPPPMKLVVGNKCDLTNERGVTAAEGLQWSREHGCGFMETSAKQMVNIEETFSSIVRKVAQSRAQLQARRQGGAFGGAAGGSRVGSTGGALRVTRSQGRLRPPVNSQTKSGFDSEKDSIKGGSKCCVIC from the exons ATGAGTGAACAACCCCAGCAAAAGGTTTCCATTGTCATTCTTGGAGAGGGAG GAACGGGAAAGTCATGCATTACTATGCGACTTGTACGGAGCAAATGGGTGGATGAGTACGATCCTACCATTGAAGACTCATACTCCACCACCCGAGTCGTCGACGGAGTGTCGTACCGAATTGACATCATCGACACTGCGGGCCAGGAAGAATACCGAGACATGCTCGGCAACCTCTTCCAGGTCGACTCCAACATTGACGCCTATCTTCTGGTTTACGACATCACAGCCCCCCAGTCTTTGGAGGCCCTAGATTACTTCAACGACATGATTGACAAGAACGTCGAGGCAGCCGGCGAGCTCACAGACCGACCCCCACCCATGAAGTTGGTCGTGGGCAACAAGTGCGACCTGACCAACGAGCGGGGAGTGACCGCGGCAGAGGGTCTGCAATGGTCGCGCGAGCATGGATGCGGATTCATGGAAACTTCAGCAAAACAGATGGTCAACATCGAAGAGACATTCTCATCTATAGTGCGCAAAGTCGCGCAAAGTCGAGCACAACTTCAAGCCCGTCGACAGGGCGGAGCCTTTGGAGGTGCTGCAGGAGGTAGCCGGGTTGGCTCCACTGGTGGAGCATTGAGAGTCACTCGATCGCAGGGTCGACTCAGACCACCGGTCAACAGTCAGACCAAGTCAGGCTTTGATAGTGAGAAGGATAGCATCAAGGGTGGATCCAAGTGCTGTGTTATCTGCTAG